One Conger conger chromosome 7, fConCon1.1, whole genome shotgun sequence genomic window, GTCGAATGCAGTGTTGCTTTGTTAGTGAAATGCTTTTTGCCCAATGTGCATTGTGTGAGGAATATTTAGCAGTCTTTCCCCTTTTCCACAGCACTCCATTGCAGATTCTTCCAGAAAAGGCTGAGGTCCCAGACGTGGACAAAGCAGAGTCCCATCATTCAGGAAGTTGGAGCTTATTCCCACCGAGAGCCACCATGGACGTTCCCATGGTCACTCAGCCTGGCCTGGGCATGACCACCACGACCGTGACAACCATCACCCAGACGGGAGGAGCCTGGAGCACAGGCCTGTTCCACGTGTGTGCGGACATACCCACATGTAAGCGCTGCTTTGACCCTCTGAAGAGTAGCCTTctcagaatttattttaaaaaataatcaaaattccaagtcagtgttctagaactccattgcattCATTTACCAGCAGTGAGTGTTGCATCGGAATTAGTGTTCAGtactgattgttacatcagcattagaaggtTCCGTTATGAGCATTCTGATGACGTGTTTGtgaccttaaagggttaatgcgGTTTCCTTTGTATTCCACTGTTCCATTTGTATGCAAATATGATTATAATTGATGGAAACTAGCATCGTTACCTTTCTGTTAACTGTCTCACACAAGTTTTGTATCAGTGGATCTACTCAAACAGTACATTTGGTAATTGATGTGATGGTTCAGAATTCTCACATCATCAATTACAGTTTTAGATTGAGCAAAATGGTAAGCTCTGTGGTATAGCGGCAAGGATTTGAGTCTGCAGTATTCTTCAGCTCTCCCATTTCGAGGGGGAAATAATGTGCCCTGATACTGCAGAATCAAATCTCCAACTTGGCCAGGAGTCCCACAGGGTGGTGTATAAATTGGCTATGGTGTCACCCTGGAAATGGGGGCTGCTTCAAAGGATAACCCCACATCAATGGACTGGTACACTGAACCGTTGCGCCTGGCGTCTACCAGCCAAATCCATTACAGCAGTCTGGCCAACCCTAATTCTGGAGATCTACTCTCCTATAGgttctcactccaaccctaacaaagcacgcctcaatcaacagctagagcaggactgCCCAGCCTTGCACCTGGagatcttacattacattacattattggcatttggcagacgctcttatccagagcgacgtacagttgattagactaagcaggagacaatcccccctggagcaatgcagggttaagggccttggtcaagggcccaacggctgtgcggatcttattgtggctacaccgggattagagccaccgaccttgcgtgtcccagtcatttaccttaacctctacgctacaggccaccccctagcccaccccaccccaccccaccccaccccctaccccctaccctccaccctcctgtaggatttcactccaaccctaacaaagcacacctcatccaACAGCTAGAGATATCTGCTAATTggttgaatcaggtgtgccaaattaggtttggagtgaaagtCCACAGgacgatagatctccaggaacagggttgggtggCCCTGCTCTAACTGTTGAGTGAGgtttgctttgttagggttggagtgaaaatccacaggatctccaggaacagggttgggcggccCTGATCGACAGTCTTCCCACCCAATGCATATGGAGCTGTGGTGCTGGTTCACACAGCCCAAATTGCTGCAAAGCTCCATGGGATGCCTGCACTGAGATGCCGTTTGGTTCCAGGTGTTGTTGGAGCTTTGGTCCCCTGCTGCCTGGACCTGAGTTTGGCTCACCAGTATGGAGAGTGCCTCTGCCTGCCCCTGCTCCCCGGATCCACCTTCGCCATGCGCGTCGGGATCAGGGAGAGGTTCAAAATCCAGGTAAAACAACCGAACAAACGCAAGCATGGGGCCCTGTATCAAGACGCGgttcgctggataactgcgctgaataaaacccggaacagctctttttacttcagacCGTGTTCCAGTTTTATGAGGGTTCCAGGTTTCACTTTcacccagtaatcctgctttgtgaaatacccccctggATGCCATACTTGCTGACTCGGTTGTTTTCTCCTGTAGTCCTTTTACAGCGGCAGGTTGTATTTTTACAACCAGAGGCGGACAATAGGGGCTCAGATAGTAAAATTCCTCCTCACTATTTTGTTCCGATCGCTAATTAGTGCATGCGGGAGGTAGAACCTCTTGTTCACAAGGCAGGACTTTCACTCTCTGATCCCTGGCCTTTACACCACTGATTGTGATTATAGCAGGTTGTGTTGCTATGACATTATGTGATTTATTTGCTTGTCAGCCACTGTCATACAGGGTGAGTCATGAGATTATTTTTACACATTATGGATTCCTGCGGTTAGGTATTGATTGAAGTGATTGTGGCTCTGTACCTTGGTACCTGAAGGTTATAATGGTAGTAACCTGACCTTTTCGctcccaaacccccacacactgctgcctaaTAGACATGCACACTCGAGGACGTGTTGCATTGATTCTTGCCTGTTTCGagttttattaaaatgacacGCGGTCATCGATGGGCGTGTTCTCGACCCTTTGATTGACAGGGCAGCGCGTGTGAAGACTGGACCACCGTGTACTGCTGCTACCCCCTCGCCGTCTGTCAGATGATCCGCGAGATGAAGACGAGGATGAGGAGCCAGATTTACCAGGTGTCCACCACACTGCAGAGCTCCTGAGGATCTACGGCAGGGGGGTCCGATCCTGACCCAAAGGggtttttaaaagtgttttagCCTGGCTCAACGTCACCTGATTCAACTGgttaactaatcatggtcttcggTCAAGATCTTGATGAGTACAATCGGGTGTGATTAGTGctgagctaaaacaaaaacctgcacaaaCAACAGGCCTTTTTGGATCAGATTGGACATCCCTGGTCTACAGCAACACGTCAGAGATTTCAAGGGTTTCTTTTttgggtggtggggagggggggttgactGTGGGGAGTCCACTTAGCCGACAGCATTTTATCTAGTGTTTTTCTggtttttttcctcccctttGGGAAATGTTTTGGATCTTTTCCAGATGACCCGAGAGCGAATTCCCATTTGGGGAATGAAAGCAGGTGTTCCTCCAGATGTCACTTTGAGACGTGATGCCATTTATGTTTAGAAATGAAGGCTTAGTATGAAAAATACTGTGAACATTGCTGAtctttttctgccaaaaaaatataatgaaagggttttttttttttctttaacacaatttttctgtctttttttaaaatattttactcaTTACTAGTTCATGCACGATTGCTGAGCATATGGAACAGTACTTTAATGATTATGGCCACTTGGTTTGTGGTGTCTAATGTGGCTTAATTAAGCAGAAGGACTGGAGTTTATAGTGATGAGAATGGACCCTGTAGCCCATCTGGGCTCATCAGTGACACCATAAAAACATCCCAGTGTTGATATCAGACCCAGTTCACAGCAAATCTCATTGAATCTAGCCCTGTTTCCAGTTAGGCCCCCTCCACCACCTCGCACAACATTATGGTTGGTCTAACTCACTGATGTTCTCTCTCATGGTCTAACTCACTGGTGTTCTAGTGaggcctgtagcggcctgtagcgtagtggttaaggtaaatgactgggacacccaaggtcggtggttctaatcccggtgtagccacaataagatccgcacagctgttgggcccttgagcaaggcccttaaccctgcattgctccaggggaggattgtctcctgcttagtctaatcaactgtacgtcgctctggataagagcgtctgccaaatgccaataatgtaatgtaatgtaatgttctctcTACTGCCCatgccaaccctgttcctggagatataccatcctgtaggttctcactccaaccctaacaaatcacacctcattcaacagctagagatctcgttgagctgctaattagtagtgGAGTtgggtgtgccaaattatggttgagCTATAAACGTACAGGACCGTAGGTCtcggaacagggttgggcagccacTCCATAGCTTCTAGTGAGCATCCTGGCTGCTAATATGACcataaccattacattacattagcagacgctcttatccagagcgacgtacgacaAAGTGTAGATCgaacaggaacaagtgtgaagaggaccctagaggacagtttGATGCTGACTCACTCTTCACAAGCGGCCCATTTGTCTTTAGTGATGGTGAAGCCTGACCTTGACTTTGCAGTAAGACTGACTGTGACCACGCCAGGTGGGGACGGTCTGGGTACTGACCTTGACTTTGCAGTAAGACTGACTGTGACCAGGCCAGGTGGGGGCGGTCTGGGTACTGACCTTGACTTTGCAGTAAGACTGACTGTGACCAGGCCAGGTGGGGACGGTCTGGGTACTGACCTTGACTTTGCAGTAAGACTGACTGTGACCAGGCCAGGTGGGGGCGGTCTGGGTACTGACCTTGACTTTGCAGTAAGACTGACTGTGACCAGGCCAGGTGGGGGCGGTCTGGGTACTGACCTTGACTTTGCAGTAAGACTGACCGTGACCACGCCAGGTGGGGGCGGTCTTGGTACACATCCAAGCCCCGAGTCATTTTCGGAGCGGCCAGATGTAGGCTCGGAGAGCCAAGTGGTTCGCGGGACCCCCGGGCGCAGTTCCGGAAcattcttccctctctccgctCCGCGCCCCAGGTCGTCACGGGGACGGCCGGCCCAGCTGTGGCCCTCGGCCCTCCGAGCAGCAACACGGGACACTGAAACAACACCGCATTAATCCAGGAACGATGAGATTATTTGAGAGATCTGTGTAATCTTTTCCCGCACATAATTACTGTGAGTATCCAGGCAACCGCTGTGCAAAGCGCAAGccattatctttttttattacagtGGCATAAAGACTGCGGACGGCTAAGTACAATAGAGAATGGCACGGTTAGGCGTTTATGTGTGGAGCAAGGAGAGTCTGCTAATACAATGATCCAAATCGAATGTTCTTTCAGAGCCTTCCAAAGGGTCTCCGACAAAACCGTTAACTGTGACACTGGCCCACGTTTTCTGCTAGAAACGCTGTGATATTTGGGTGGTAATTATTCTTCATTGTGAGCTGATTCAGACCGCAGTGTTTGAagtgttgggaggggggggaaagaaaatcTCTGCTTGTGATTTCATGAATGTTTCTCATACGCTTACAAATGCCTTGCAGCTATGCATTTCCAACATGTGTGGACTGTTCATTAAATGATTACTGTTTACCGAATTTGCTACATTCATTCAGAATATATTTGTATCAGCTGCAATTTTCATATGACATTTGCATATGTACCTACTGTAATTGTATCAACTGCAATTTTCGTatattacatttgcatatttatgtatacagtatattacagtaaACTGTATATTCACTGAGGCAGTTTAGGCCCAGTATTTTACTTATTGGTGCATTGCACCACCTATAATATGAATCAAGGTATGATATATTCTGTACATCCCCGGTAAAGCAGAACCGTACCCCTGCTCTGAGACTCTGTCCCTCCCTGGTGCATTCTGGTCCGTTCGGTCCTCCAGACTCCCCCGatactgcagcagcagcagctccatCTTGCTGGAATGCCGCACGGCCTCATGGGTAATAGCGGCAGGGCTGCTCTCCGCTCCCACAGGAGCTCCGGGCCCAGGGGCTAACACGCTGCCTTCTCCTCAGCGCGCGGGTGAGCAGGGCCCACCTGGAGctcagggggagaggagggggggggggggggagcccgtGGGGACTGGGGCGAGCCTGAGAGAGCACCTGGGGTTCTCCCCtccgg contains:
- the LOC133132185 gene encoding PLAC8-like protein 1: MTDRMLDSGDTAPATEITPLQILPEKAEVPDVDKAESHHSGSWSLFPPRATMDVPMVTQPGLGMTTTTVTTITQTGGAWSTGLFHVCADIPTCVVGALVPCCLDLSLAHQYGECLCLPLLPGSTFAMRVGIRERFKIQGSACEDWTTVYCCYPLAVCQMIREMKTRMRSQIYQVSTTLQSS